In the genome of Phormidium ambiguum IAM M-71, the window AAACCTGTTCAGCCGTAAGTTCTAAACCCTCAAACAAAGTATCAATCAATGGTGTATTTCCCATATAAGTTTGTGGTGGTGCATCGGGATAAAAAACTGTAATACTTCTCGCCTGACTATCTACTACCCAAACTCGCAAAACTCCTGCATCCAAATAATCTCTTGCTTTAGCAGCTAATTGTCCAAAAGTTTGTCCCGGTGAAATAATTTCGACAACTAATTCCGGGGGAACAGAACAGGCTCCGTCTTCCTCCCAGTCAGGAGGAAACCGCTCAGCAGAAATGTACAAAAGCTCTG includes:
- a CDS encoding Uma2 family endonuclease, which encodes MLQTKNNLTLEEFLALPEDDITYEFVDGEVIAKVTPKKFHSRLTRVLLQLLNEWGKQRGEVCPELAIRLTRRGRDWVPIPELLYISAERFPPDWEEDGACSVPPELVVEIISPGQTFGQLAAKARDYLDAGVLRVWVVDSQARSITVFYPDAPPQTYMGNTPLIDTLFEGLELTAEQVFHLAKIQSK